tttttttttcaaaaaataaactttaaacttttatttttcagagTTTGATTagcatttaaaaaatattttcaaaaattgacaaaataatATAGAGAAAGACAGAGGCTTAAACAGTGGAATTCaattcaggagagagagagagagagagagagagagagagagaggaattatTACACATCAGTCAGAACTGACGATCAAGAAAACTAAGTAGTGAGAATTGTAGTACaaggcagcgggttcattttagaaaataacttacgaaatATTTAATGGTAAATCATTTtcatcaaattaataaaaaatattttacatgtaaaatattttcctcattttttatacaattaCCAAACATCGAAAAGTATTTGACACCCAAACAAATAGAGCCTACGTACCGCTGGACTTTTTAAAGTGAAATATTTcgttgatataaaaaaaaaagattaatggGTATACTGTACACAAGCTTCATTTCACAATGATGGTAGAATAGGCCACAACAAGGATCAATGCTAAAGTGATCACATTGGTAATGGTAACCATATTCAGAATATATCAAATGAGTTGTCATTCCtgtattagtaaaaaaaatgacaggtTGGACCTTTTCACCCAATGTACTAAAGAGAACTCACATAATATTCAGAGCATGATTGTCAACAAATGCTTTCACCATagtattttattcaataaataGTAATATGTATATGGCCAAACAAAGACTTTTCTCTTATCTGGACTAGTTTTGAATTTGTTAGAGAGTTAGGCAAAACCATCAAATAAAGAAAGCTATTTCAATAAACCAAAACATATCATTAACTTATTTACAGGAGCCATTTGGATGGTTAGAATGATAGAAAAAAGACCGCAGGTTTGAAAAGATGGACTTATGTAGATCCATAATTTCATGATTTCCTTATGATGTTCAAGATTTTATTCACAAAAAACAAGGGATAGAATTATCAGATACCCAGAAAGTCTACGCCCACCGCTCAACTTTTACCGCTCTCAATTTtaccgtctaaaagtgttttggatggttcagatttttaaaaaaatttccagaAAAGAGTTTATCCTGGAagagttatttttttaaatctggatCACCGAGACGAACGGCAAGATGTTGAGCGGTGGGTGTAGCACCGCGGAAAGAATTATCCACCAGACAACCGGGTAAAGTTGAATCTGTGAGGGTCAAAGCTTAATTGGTTGATCAAATGAAACTGCAGATTAGGAGATTTGACATGGCAGCCCATGACTTTTCCCGGTCATAATTTGCCCATTCTACGACGTATTTGTCACCTAACCTTGATTCAGAAGCCTATATATACCCGTGTGAAGTGCTCACATTATCATATCGACGGCTTTCATTCCTCTGCTCTTCTCCTCCTCTGATCACCCTCGCTCCAAAATCCGCGAATCTTCGTACCGTTACGGTTTGcgtttctctcttttccttatCTTTCTCGTCCTGTATTAGTAGCACCTTTTTCCTTTGCCAGTATAACCTTAATGATTTATAGGTTGTTAGTATGTGTGGGCTACCTATGTGCTTACAcccgaaacaaaaaataagaaatgggTTAACGACATGGTCTTGATTGTCGAACATGTTGGCATGCTTGTGGTTGTGTGTTGTTAGACTTTCTTACACGTACAACTTTTTCTTGATAATTCAAGGCATTTTAACCAGATTACACAGTCAACTTTCTTACCTGGTTGAGTGTTCAGTCTTACTCTAATCTCATGATATTTTGCAAAAACTACAACCAACTGAATTGACAACGTTTTTGGGTTTCTCCTACATATATAGAATTCCTAGTTCGGCCCAAAGCCTACCCATGTATCTAGTGTAGATCCTAAGTAATATTTATTCACTCACATGCTCACAAAATGGTAATAGAAATGCCTTAAAGTGATTTTCTACTGAATTCTAAAATGTTGATTTAACCCGTCGCAAGAAGTACGGTAGCATCCTTGACGTCtcccttttcttctctcattCCTGTTACGTACATGATGCTTACATTTAGATACTAATGTAAATTTGCTATTTGTATCAGTGTGTCAATTACTGCAAGAAAACAACCACATTTATCTGCTATGGCCGACGTTGCACCTATTGTTCTCAATGATAAAATCTTGGAATGGCCAAAGAATGACAATCGCAGGTTCTTGCACGTTGTGTATCGCGTTGGTGACCTTGACCGCTCCATCAAGTATGCCTCTATATAGCACTTATACCTCTACTAACTcgaaagaaaaaacaagtgtgccaaatggattttgtttcaaaataaaatGCGTTTGTGGATTCATTGTTCCCATTTCCATTTCGAATTGCTCTTAGGTTTTACACAGAAGCTTTTGGGATGACACTTCTAAGGAAGAGAGACGTTCCAAAGGACAAGTATTCAAGTGCTGTTCTTGGGTTTGGACTAGAAGAGTCTACTTTCGTAGTTGAGCTCATACACAGTACGTCTTTACTCTACCAACAATGTAACATCTGATTTGCTTAATTATTGTTCTATTTATGCTCTTTCCGCGAATGGTAAATACGTTGGTAATTTGTTCTATGTGTGACATTATTAATCCTCGCTTATTCTACCCGGCCACATCAcgtgtttgtaaattaaacccACTGATAGGATTCTAGCTACGTTAATATTGGTCCCAGATGAATTGAAGGCATCCACAAAAAATCATGATATTGATGCTAAGTTCAATAAAATGTTGCCAAACTCTGAAATGTGTTACAGTAGTAAACTACTCAAGCAATATGTTTCTTACAATATAGTCATTGCAAGATTATTTTTACCATCAAGAACACCGGCCTCCTTGTCGTTATCAATATCCTACTGCTTCCATTTTCGAGAATCATTTTAAATTTGTTGAATGGGTGCATTATTCCTTTCTTCCAACACGAATTTTGTTAAACTTGCTCTGAAACTGATTTGCAGACTATGGAGTGGAAAATTATGACATAGGAACAGGCTTTGGGCATTTTGGTATTTCAACAACAGACGTAAGTGTCACACCATAGTACTGTTCAAATACTTCACGAGCGTTATTTTGAATAGGGCGCTGAATTTGGTTTCCTCGTCTCATATTCAGATTTACCAGTTGGTTGAAACCATAAGGGCCAAGGGTGGCAAAATCACAGTGGAGCCTGGCGCGGCTGAAGGTACAACAACAGTCGTTGCTTTCGTGCAAGATCTTGATGGCTATGAATTTGAACTGTTCCAGAGAGATGCTACTCCTGAACCACTTTGTCAAGTAATGTTTCATGTTGTTGATCTCGATCGCTCTATCGAGTTCTATGAAAAGGTACAAATTTGCTTTTTGATCTTTATAGAATTGTCATGTGTTCGGTgaattttcaaatcaagttGTCTGCTATGTCAAGCCAACTTGATTTGAGACGATAGTCGGGAATACAATACTTGCTCTTTTAGGGGGTACTGAGAGTAAAGTTTTGGTTTGTTCCTGGTTTAGTTCATTTGAGCAATCTGACATTCAAAACATGTTCGTACGTAAGCGATTCAATGGTTCTATCTGTCAGGCATTGGGGATGAAACTAATCGTGACGATTGACAGACCAGAGGAGAAGGTAAGCCTCATGATTTCCAATTTATCAACGCGATTTAGGCAGCATATCTTATATCGGCTGGTTTACGAATGTTGTCGTTGTGTACTGTACAGGACACAATAGCCATGATGGGCTATGGTGATGATCCTAATCAGATAGCTATTTTGGAGTTGATTTACAACTACGACGTTACTGAATATACCAAAGGAAATGCATATTCACATGTAAGTTTCTTTCTCCTAAAACTAATTACCTAAAACTAATTATTACGAGTATCATTCGTATTGTTTCAATTCACTgcttttctcctcctcctccttatTGATCAAACCATTAATGGATTTGATATTTCATTCTAGATTGCCATCAGTACTGATGATGTGTACAAAAGTGCTGAAGTTGTCAAACTAGTTACCCAAGAGCTTGGAGGGAAGATAATTCGACAACCAGGGCCATTTCCCGGCACCAACACCAAGATCATCGCTTTCGAAGATCCGGAGGGTTGGAAGACGGTCTGTTTTGAATAACCCCTTAAGCTAcaatatcaaatttttgtgtgtagtgcagttggtgctACCAATATATAATTTGTAGCTAGAAACTGATGTTTTTCTTAATCCCTGTTTTTCTAGGTTCTGATTGACAATCAAGACTTTCTGAAGGGACTGGAGGAGTGATTGCAGATTGAAAAGCTTTCGGTTGTTGCTTTAAACTACACAAAAAACTAAccatatttgtttgttttataaaaataaagCTAGCCCTAGCGGTTATTGTACGTGAAATGAGTTCTTAAGTCTGTGTATTCTGTTGTATCGTGTGAAATAATAATACCCAGGAATTTCTGGGATGTGTACCAAGTATAATGTCTTAGTGGATACACATTTGTGTTGCTATTATTTGTTGAATCTTCTGGGTGATTTGTATAACAAGGGACACGAAATTGTGATTGAAAAAATTTCTTCGACTCCATTAAGAaatggaatatttaaatattcatcatcTTTATCTATGCCATATAAGAATTCATCCCAccattttttcatgcttatgttttcatccttccaATGGATAAATTACCCTTTTTGCCCTTTTAATAagatatacatatgtatgtgtatattgCCTTCCTAAATTCGTGAGATTGAATAGATCTTCTGTCACAACAAATAAATAAGGGATACAAAAAGGAAAgagttaaaaaatttaaacatttgAAACAACCAAATCTCATTGATTTGGTATCCATTTTTTTACGTATGaaatttaaaactcaaaatgattttttggttgTGCGTACCATCACCATGAACAAGTGAATCATATTATTTGAGATAAACCACGAATACATAAATACATTATGATCATAAAATATGAATAtgaattggaaaatacttcatgaatacaccatgatgAATGCATGAATCCATTTTTTACAAATGAACTTTAGAACtcaaacattcaaaatcatGGTAGATTATTCGTaacatttaccatgaaatttgCTTGTGCAAGTCAAGACTATTCAAAATAAACAATGAATACATAAATACACAATGATCATAAAATACAAATCTGAGTTGAAAAATACACCATGAATActtcatgaatacaccatgatgAATACATGAATCCATTTTTTACGAATGAAATTTAAAACTCAAACATTTGAAATCATGATAGGTTATTTGTACACTTACCATGAAATCTGCATATAAATACTCCATGAATATACCACAAGATGGTGAATTCACCACGTTATGTTTTCTTGGCGGACATCACAGATCTTGAGATTTGAGTCTCAAACTTCCCTcaactgaaattgaaaatttcagtCACCCCACCCCAGTCAAATTCAATACCGCAGTCAAAATTTAGTATTTCCACATTTGGTTGTAATAAACAATTTCTTATGACGAATTATCTGTTTGTCATTAATAAAGCAAACTTTTTCttatattaatatttaatgcctccaaaaattatttgaaaaatcggggcgttacagtttatctttaataaaaattttgccgtttcaaaaaaaaaaaaaaacctatataTTCATCGTATGAAAATTGGTTGATGTCACTGATTTCTTATATTCCACTGTTATATAAGCCTACTTGAATTCttatgattattattatttatttggaaataaTCTTTTAGATAGAAAGTGAAAGtaaatagcatttttttttatatccatgTAACCACGATTTGTATTCATGAAGCTATTAACTACAATTCGTCTTGTATACACAGGATCAACCACATACAAAACTAAGGGCGCAAAATTTTTACGTGATTCCTAgatcaaatgttttttttttgtttgtttgcatttgtgaaaaaattattaGAAGTTTTAAAATagcaccaaaaaaattattgaatgctTTGGGGTGTCGCCAGTGTTAATGCCTTTCTCCGTCACAAACTCATGTGGGACTCGTTTCACATGAATATGTGGAGAGAACGTTGTTGCGATACCACGTGCAATACccaagaccactgaataatCAATTATTCATAAGCAAATGCCCATTCCCAGAACTTTTGCCTCCAAACTACCACGTTTTTACATAGGTTCATTTTCACCTTCTCCCTTATTTCTCTTCCTAAATCTATCAGTAACTCCTCTCTTTTGCGTGGAATACGATTGGTTTGGAAtgaaaaaatgatttattttatgCATAGtcaaatataaatttatttaaGAACTTTTTTGTCGTTgctatttaaaaataatgtgatAGTTAAATACTTTTGAAATATGAACATATGTTGAAGAAATAGTTAATGGTATGCAAATGAGGCTATCACGCATGGTTTTAAAAATAGAATTAGTCTTGGGATCAATTACAAAACAAACTTTAGACTCATTATTGTATTATATACCTTACAATTaatctctttatttatttattcttggATTAGGAAACAGAAAAACTATGACCTAGTTTCTGACCCCGCTAACCAAAATTAATTTCTAACTCCGCCCTTAATTATATGACTATTTATAAGCCTCAAAGCGCCTTCTACATCcttcttccattaaaaaaagGTAGGTGGTAGTTGGAAGCTCACAACAACAgaggttggtggaggtggattTGAGCCAAAAATCATCAtcagcatcatcatcatcatcatatatatatacagttcccATCTGGTAGGGACGTCcttatttttgcaaaatgcGGACTTCTCGTTtaagccgttggatctcattcAACGACTGTGATCAAAGGGAACAAACTTGCGAGTTAAAAGAGACATGGGTCAGGTAAAAAACATGTCCGCGGGTCATCCTGGCTTCTCAGCCAGATCTAACAAAACCCCAAATCCCCTCATTTGGCTTCGTTCAACGCggacgaagagagagaagaagaagcttGGAGACAACGAACGACGAACTTCGAAGACGACGAAGCCAACTGTATATCGATCGATCGAAGAAGAGGATGACCCATGACCATaaggtctccctctctctctctctctctctctctctctctctctctctctctctctctctctacatatatatatatatatacatattttccCCAGAAACCCTAACTcgatttctttcttctctcataATGCAAGATACACGAAAGACCACCAAATTAGGGCTCCATTTGAAGGTATCTTAGTCTCTCGGTttggatcttcttcttcttcttctttttccagaaaatgttactcaaaaaaaaaaattaacagagTTGTAAAATACCCATTTGTTGAGGCttgttatctatttttttttttcgagaatGGGTATTTTAGAAGCTCTcttgatttggatttttttttttcccgaaaatgtaactcgaaaaaaaaataataacagaGTTGTAAAATACCCATTTGTTGAGGCTTGTTATCTCTTTTTGGATCTTTTTTACATGAATTCTAGTATGGTGTTAGGGTTAGGTTTCATTTTGATTAGTATGACTATTATTGGAGATCCAAAAATCAGACTCATATAGTTGAGTTAGTTAATTTTACCCATACAATCAAGTATTTTATGCAAATAGGAGTATGTTTACTAATGTGGAATCATTTTTTGCAATATTAGGGAGACATTTTAAGCCAAAATGTCTTCAAACACAGCGGGAAACTCTAAAAATCAAAACTATATCAAGGCCACATGTCATTGCTCAAAATGTCTTCATGCATGTCTGGTGGGcttgtctgttttgtaggtcattgttctgtaatttttttcccttttttgagttagggttttttccaagaaaatcaaggccgcattttttttttttggagttagggtttattttattttagtattttcaTGCTAGCTATACCTAATTCTAATTGCCCAAAACTCAGCTCAACTATCTTTTCATGCTCTTGAAGTTTCACTTGTCTACCATGTGTTTAGCACCAAAATCAGTTTGAATGTGAATGttcatttccatttttttcccccaattaGATATGGAGATCGATCGACAAGAAGAAAACGTTATGCCTCCCCCGACCAACCACCAACCAAGgtctgtctctctccctctctctttggGTTAAAAACGCAATTGGGTGATTGAATGAGAAGTTGATCAATTGCTATTGTTTGGTCTTTTGGGTTCTAGTATGCAGTGTTCTAATATGTTGTGTGAATCATCCGATAATTCTTCTCAAAGAATTTACATTCCCCAAGTTAAAAATGAActcataccaaaaatcaaccaagaGTTTGACAAAATAGAAGACGTTCTAAAGTTTTACAAGGGATATGGTAAAGAGGCAGGATTTGGTGTGCGATCAAGTTCTAGCAAAAAGAATAAAGATATGTAATCATTAGGAAGGAGTATTGTTGTTTCAAAGAAGGGGAGgcggtccaaaaaaaaatactaaaccaTCTAAACGGAAACGGGGGACAACTAGAGAGAAATGTGGTGCAAAATTGGCTGTTGTGAAGAAGGCTGAAAAGTATATTGTCTCCCAATTTTTCGAGGGTCATAACCACCCCCTTACGTCTCCAGGGAGGGTGCATTTGTTGCAATGCTATCGTAAGGTGTCATCTATCAAAAAAGCTTTAGTAGATCAACTATAAGCAGCAAATGTCCCAACTTGTCAACAAATGAGTCTTTTTGAGTTGGAATCGGGAGGTCTTGAAAATGTTGGATGCTCAGAACAAGATCTATATAATTATAAAAAGGGATAAGAAGATTTCTTTGGCCGGACATGATGCCAATTTGTTGAAGGAGCATTTtgagattgaaaaagaaaagaatgtcGGTTTTTATTTTACAATTGAGATAGATGATGAGGGGAGGATGACACATTGTTTTTGGGCGGATGCAACCGCTAGAAAGTAGTACAAGTATTTTGGGGACGTGGTGGTATTTGATATGACTTACAACACAAATCGTTATTCTATGATTTTTGCACCTATTTTAGGGGTTAATCATCATAGGCAGACTACTCTTTTTGGGTGTGCATTGTTATGTGATGAAAAAGTCAAGTCTTTTGAGTGGCTTTTCAAGGAATGGTTCAAAGCAATGCCCGCAGGCCTTCCCAAAATAATTATAACTAATCAGGATCTTGCAATGACAAAAGCAATTAGTGTTACTCTTCCGAATACGCTTCACAGGTATTGCATGTGGCACATTACAAATAAGTTTTTCGAAAAAATAAGTGCATTGGCCTACAAAGAACATTATGCGGAGTTCAAGAATTGTATATGGAATTTCGAGACTCCTGAACAGTTCGAGGCTGGATGGGTAGAGGTGGTAAACAAAGCTAACTTATTTGGCAATgattggtttgaaaacttatacGAAATTTTGAGAGATGGGTTCCCGCATACGTGAGACACATTTTTTCTGCTCACATGAATAGTAGTCAAAGAGCCGAAATTACTCATTCATTTTTCAAGAGGTATGTGtctagagaaaatttattgttGGAATTTGTGACGCGGTTTGAGAGGGCACTTTCCAAAGTACGCCATAATGAGTTAGATATGGATCATAAAGACGTCAATGAGAAACCACACTTGAAAACTATGTATCCCATGGAGTCGACAATGAGTGAATTCTATACAATTGAGATATTTTACATGTTTCAAGAGGAGCTCTTTCAAAATGTGGCGTATAAGTTGACGGCAACAAATGAGGATGAACATCATTGTGTGTACACTGTTCGAAGGGTAAAAGGGAGTGCTTTGAGGGTTCGTGAGGTTGTGGTAGATAAGTCATCAAACCATGTCCGTTGTAGTTGTAAGATGTTTGAGTGTGCCGGAATTCCTTGTCAGCACATGTTGGCTTACTTTTCTAGAATGCAAATGGAAGATTTGCCTAATGAATACATCTTGCGGAGGTGGACAAAATCAGCGAAGGCTATGCGAGTGAGAGATGACTTGGGTTTGGGTATGAAAAAAATATGTGACACGTCTTTGTTAGAGCGGCGAAATTGACTCTTCCAACTTGCTTCTACTTTAATTGATGAGGCCGCACTAACTGAGGACGGAACACAATTTGTAGAAGAACTTTTGAGTTCGGGTCAAAAGAAGATGTGTGATATGAAAAAAGTAAGCCAAGATGATGGAGTAGGGAGTTCTATCCAAGTGCCGATTTTTCGTGACCATGGTTTGAAAGAACCGCTTCAAGTGAGGGCAAAAGGTTGTGGTAAACAACTCAAGGGAGGGAAAGAGAAGCCTGCCAAGAAGGTTAGGCATTGTAACGGTTGTGGGCTAACAGGGCAATCGCATGACAAAAGGAATTGTCCCAAACTTCTGAACACGTACGTGTTTAAAAT
The sequence above is a segment of the Rhododendron vialii isolate Sample 1 chromosome 13a, ASM3025357v1 genome. Coding sequences within it:
- the LOC131315282 gene encoding lactoylglutathione lyase GLX1-like, with amino-acid sequence MADVAPIVLNDKILEWPKNDNRRFLHVVYRVGDLDRSIKFYTEAFGMTLLRKRDVPKDKYSSAVLGFGLEESTFVVELIHNYGVENYDIGTGFGHFGISTTDIYQLVETIRAKGGKITVEPGAAEGTTTVVAFVQDLDGYEFELFQRDATPEPLCQVMFHVVDLDRSIEFYEKALGMKLIVTIDRPEEKDTIAMMGYGDDPNQIAILELIYNYDVTEYTKGNAYSHIAISTDDVYKSAEVVKLVTQELGGKIIRQPGPFPGTNTKIIAFEDPEGWKTVLIDNQDFLKGLEE
- the LOC131314001 gene encoding protein FAR1-RELATED SEQUENCE 9-like produces the protein MNSSQRAEITHSFFKRYVSRENLLLEFVTRFERALSKVRHNELDMDHKDVNEKPHLKTMYPMESTMSEFYTIEIFYMFQEELFQNVAYKLTATNEDEHHCVYTVRRVKGSALRVREVVVDKSSNHVRCSCKMFECAGIPCQHMLAYFSRMQMEDLPNEYILRRWTKSAKAMRVRDDLGLEELLSSGQKKMCDMKKVSQDDGVGSSIQVPIFRDHGLKEPLQVRAKGCGKQLKGGKEKPAKKVRHCNGCGLTGSSQNTRLNDDDEDEDEDEDDDDINYDNADDRWLWNSIQDGDA